A segment of the Niveibacterium umoris genome:
CATATCGTGCATAACATCGTCACCGGCACGCTGGGTGGAAAGATCGACGTCCAGTCAGAGCTGGGTGTCGGCACGCGTTTCATCATCTGCCTGCCGCTTCACGCGCCCAGACTGCCCGAAGACCCGGCCTGATCAACTGAATCAGGCAAGTGCGCGCAGGCTATCGAGCGGCGCTGCGCGCATGACCTTCCGGGTGCCGGCCCATCCGGTGATGACCACAGCACCTGCTGCGGCAAGGCCACCCGCAGCCAGCCCCAGCCAGCTGGGCTGGAAACCAAAACTGAAGACCTGGGTGGCCAGCGCCCAGGTGATCCCCACTGCACCGAGCAGGCCGAGCGCGCCGGCCACCAGACCGAGCGCCAGGAACTCCGCCAGCAAGGCACGACGCAACTGTGCATCGCGTGCCCCGAGGGTGCGCAGCAGCGCGAGTTCGTGCGCGCGCTCGTCATGGGTGGACTGCATTGCCGCGGCCATCACGACCAGGCCGGCGAGCAAGGCGAATCCGAAGACCAGCTTCACTGCGCCGATCAGGGTCTCCATGGTCTGCTGGAGTTGGCCGAGGATCGCCGACGCGTCGATCACCGTCAGGTTCGGAAAGGCGCGTGTCAGGCTCGCGCTGAATGTGGCGTGCCCGGGCGGCAAGTAAAAGCTGGTGATGTAGCTCGTGGGCTGGCCGGCCAGCATGGCGGGCGACCCGATGACGAAGAAGTTGACCCGCATCGAGTCCCACTCCAGCGCGCGCAGACTGGTCACCGGCGCTTCGACGCGGGTGCCGGCCACATCGAAAATCAGGCGGTCACCCACCTTCAAAGCCAGTGAGGTCGCGATGCCCTGCTCCACCGAAAACTCCGGCACTTTGCTGTTGCCATGCCAAGCACCGGCAACCACGCGGTTGCCCGCCTGCAGCCGGGCGCTGTGGCTGAGGTTGAACTCGCGTTCGACCAGCCGCTGCGCGCGGCTGTCGGCAAAGGACTGAGGCGCGATCGGACGGTCGTTGATCGCCACCAGACGGCCGCGGATCATCGGCAAGAGATCTGGCACCGGGAGTTTTTCGGCGACAAACAGCGCACGAATCGGCTCTAGCTGGTCGGGTTGCATGTTCAGCACGAAGCGGTTGGGCGCATCGGCGGGCAACTTGTGACGCCAGCCGTCGAGCAGGTCGGAATGTCCAACCGACAGCAAAAGCATCGCGGTAAGCCCCAGTGAGAGCGCCACCGCCTGGACGGTCGCACCGGCGGCGCGGCGCCCGAGAGCGGCGAGTCCGTACCGCCAGCCGGCACCCAGCGCGCCGGGAAAATGCCGCAGGCGTGCACAGACACCAATCAACACCCGCGCACAGGCGGCATACACCGCGATCGCCACCGCAAAACCGCCGGTCACCCAGGCGCCGAGCTTCATGTCCCCTGCCACCCACATCATCAGGGCGGCGAGGCCGATAGCCGCGGCCAGCCAGACCAGCCTGCCGCTCGTTTCCAAGCTCGCCCATTCGCGTCGCAGCACGCGCAATGTCGACACCTGCCCCAGCCGGAGAAGTTGCGGGAGAGCGAAGCCAATCAGCAGGATCAGACTTGCTGCGCCACCCTGCAGCGCCGGCCAGACCGATGGCAGCGGCAGCTCTGCCTCGATCAGCTTCGCGAGCATGGCCGCAAGCCCCAGATGCAGCAACAGGCCGAGCAGCGTCCCGAGCAGTGCTGCAAAGACACCCAGCAAGGCGAATTCGGTGAGGATCAGCCGCAGCAGGAAGCCTTGTGTCGCGCCGAAACAGCGCATGACCGCACAGGCATCGAGATGGCGCAGCACGAAGCGGCGCGTGGCAAGCCCGACCGCGACCGCCGACAGCACCACCGCCAGCAGCGCGGCCAGGCTCAGGAATCGGTGCGCACGGTCGAGCATGTCGCGCAACTCGGGGCGCGCGTTGCTGATCGATTCGACGGACTCGCCGCGCCCAAGGCGCGCCTTCACCGACGGCTCAACGTGCGCCACCGCGGCCGCATCACCCGCCAGGTGCAGCCTGTAGGTCACGCGGCTCCCCGGCTGCACGAGCCCGCTGGCTGCGACGTCGCCCAGATTCATCAACAGTCGTGGCGCAAGCGAAAAGAAATTGGCGCCGCGGTCCGGCTCATAGCTGAGGATTTCGGCAACCCGCAGCCGCAAGAGGCCGACACCGACCTGGTCGCCAACCCCCACGCCAAGCGCACCGGCCAAGCGCTCGTCGAGCCATGCTTCGCCGCGTGACGGCCCACCGCGGACAATGCGCTCCGGCCCGTCCATGCGATCCCGCACGCGCAGACTGCCGCGCAAGGGATACGCCGGGTCGGCGGCCTTCACACCGGCAAGTTCAGCCTGCTCGCCGGTGCTGATCATGCTTGAGAACAGCCAGGTCTCGGCGATTTGTAGCCCATGTTGGCGGGCTTCCTGAGCGAAGGACGGCGGCACAGGGTGATCAGCGGTAATCACCAGATCGCCGCCCAGCAACTGGTTGGCGTCGCGGTCAAGCGCGCGACCGATGCGGTCGGTCAGAAAGGCCACGCTGCACAAGCTGGCAACCGCGAGCACCAGTGCCAGCAGCAACAAGTTCAGTTCGCCGGCGCGCAGATCGCGACGCAGACTGGCCAGGGCCAGACGAAGGTCAGACATCCGGAAGTCCCGCAGAAGTATCGGTATGAGAGCCACAGACGGCAAAAACGTTCCGCCGCCGCGCCAAGCGTGACACACATCACGCTTGGCCGGGAGCGTCACAGGAATTAACAAGCCCGCAGCAAGGGGCTCACATAGCCTTGGCGGTGGAGCGCAAGCTCCAAGAACGGACAGGTGTCGCCCCCCCGCCTCAGGCGAACGACACCCGTCGGTTTCACACCAATCCGAGGAAACAAAACATGCAGAAGAAA
Coding sequences within it:
- a CDS encoding ABC transporter permease; translated protein: MSDLRLALASLRRDLRAGELNLLLLALVLAVASLCSVAFLTDRIGRALDRDANQLLGGDLVITADHPVPPSFAQEARQHGLQIAETWLFSSMISTGEQAELAGVKAADPAYPLRGSLRVRDRMDGPERIVRGGPSRGEAWLDERLAGALGVGVGDQVGVGLLRLRVAEILSYEPDRGANFFSLAPRLLMNLGDVAASGLVQPGSRVTYRLHLAGDAAAVAHVEPSVKARLGRGESVESISNARPELRDMLDRAHRFLSLAALLAVVLSAVAVGLATRRFVLRHLDACAVMRCFGATQGFLLRLILTEFALLGVFAALLGTLLGLLLHLGLAAMLAKLIEAELPLPSVWPALQGGAASLILLIGFALPQLLRLGQVSTLRVLRREWASLETSGRLVWLAAAIGLAALMMWVAGDMKLGAWVTGGFAVAIAVYAACARVLIGVCARLRHFPGALGAGWRYGLAALGRRAAGATVQAVALSLGLTAMLLLSVGHSDLLDGWRHKLPADAPNRFVLNMQPDQLEPIRALFVAEKLPVPDLLPMIRGRLVAINDRPIAPQSFADSRAQRLVEREFNLSHSARLQAGNRVVAGAWHGNSKVPEFSVEQGIATSLALKVGDRLIFDVAGTRVEAPVTSLRALEWDSMRVNFFVIGSPAMLAGQPTSYITSFYLPPGHATFSASLTRAFPNLTVIDASAILGQLQQTMETLIGAVKLVFGFALLAGLVVMAAAMQSTHDERAHELALLRTLGARDAQLRRALLAEFLALGLVAGALGLLGAVGITWALATQVFSFGFQPSWLGLAAGGLAAAGAVVITGWAGTRKVMRAAPLDSLRALA